From the genome of Mixophyes fleayi isolate aMixFle1 chromosome 2, aMixFle1.hap1, whole genome shotgun sequence, one region includes:
- the ANKRD49 gene encoding ankyrin repeat domain-containing protein 49, translating to MTSLQDMDTPSLTPVTQHQDTENAPEDECELQEKLGYLHDDFNQLDLLETHRHLIPTGTQSLWLEESDEEDEEKSEEWYQAQEENLKDDPKELLLFAAENNRLAAIHSVLSINPDLVNVTDEDHYTPLHRASYNGHLGAVRELIAMGADVHAITIDGWSPLHSACKWNNTSVASFLLQHGADINAQTKGLLTPLHLAAANRDSRQILELLLMNRYIKPQLTNTLGETAYEIAQRTDVNHYLFEIADYWT from the exons ATGACAAGCTTGCAGGATATGGACACTCCCAGTCTGACTCCTGTCACTCAGCACCAAGACACAGAGAACGCTCCAGAGGATGAATGTGAGCTCCAGGAGAAACTTGGTTATTTGCATGATGACTTTAACCAGCTGGATCTGTTGGAAACTCACAGACATCTAATTCCTACCGGGACCCAGAGCCTTTGGCTCGAGGAATCTGATGAAGAAGATGAAGAGAAGAGCGAGGAATGGTATCAAGCACAGGAGGAGAATCTGAAAGATGACCCTAAAGAGCTTCTGCTTTTTGCTGCAGAAAATAACAGA cTTGCAGCCATTCACAGCGTCCTGTCTATCAACCCCGATCTTGTGAACGTGACTGATGAAGATCATTACACTCCATTACACAGAGCTTCGTACAATGGTCACCTGGGTGCGGTCCGCGAGCTGATCGCCATGGGAGCAGATGTGCACGCGATAACCATAGATGGGTGGAGTCCGCTGCACAGCGCCTGCAAGTGGAATAACACTTCCGTCGCTTCATTCCTGCTCCAACACGGAGCCGACATCAACGCGCAAACTAAGGGTTTGCTAACCCCGCTGCACCTGGCTGCGGCCAACAGGGACAGCCGGCAAATCCTGGAGCTTCTTCTCATGAACCGCTACATCAAACCACAGCTGACAAATACCTTGGGGGAGACGGCTTATGAAATTGCCCAGAGAACCGATGTGAATCACTACCTCTTTGAAATTGCAGATTATTGGACTTAA